From the genome of Populus trichocarpa isolate Nisqually-1 chromosome 15, P.trichocarpa_v4.1, whole genome shotgun sequence, one region includes:
- the LOC7457578 gene encoding uncharacterized protein LOC7457578 — protein MGKENEAIAMEVDGPKSNNSDQINPRYSINVLQLLKSAQMQHGLRHGDYARYRRYCTARLRRLYKSLKFTHGRGKYTRRAINESTVTEVRYLHMVLYTAERAWSHAMEKRQLLDGPNAKQRIYLIGRLRKAVKWADLFSGLCAAKGDSRTSLEAEAYASYMNGLLLFEQDRNWDTALKNFISSRAVYEELGKYGDLENQVLCRERVEELEPSIRYCRHKIGESNLKTSELLQIGEMEGPALDLFKAKLEAAMAEARSQQAASLTEFHWLGHRFPISNAKTRVAILKAQELEKDLHGPTADSIPAEKKLAVFDKIFTAYHEARSFIRSDLVSAGNADSVKDELNGLDKAVSAVLGQRTIERNQLLVSIAKSKLTRRRDDKNEKVTKPEELVRLYDLLLQNTADLSDLVSSGRDRKPEEVEFTEDCDLRSTAFRAQRCFYLAKSYSSAGKRAEAYVLYCHARSLAENALKKFQTVTSTDEVTIKELRTLNNECRANSCIEHATGIMEHEKVSENLSKKVSTISLSGVDKKVEKFLLEKLDVYESAVGEPNVKSVPRIEVFPPAFQSIPRNPIVLDLAYNCIDFPSLENRMKKDKKGFISRLWR, from the exons ATGGGGAAAGAGAATGAAGCGATCGCAATGGAAGTCGACGGTCCGAAATCCAATAATTCTGATCAGATCAATCCGAGATACTCAATCAAcg TTTTGCAATTGCTGAAATCTGCGCAAATGCAGCATGGATTGAGGCATGGGGATTATGCTCGTTATCG GAGGTATTGTACTGCACGGTTAAGGAGGTTATATAAATCGTTGAAGTTTACTCATGGCCGCGGTAAATATACGCGTAGAGCTATAAATGAGTCCACTGTTACGGAAGTGAG GTATCTGCATATGGTTCTTTATACGGCAGAGAGAGCATGGAGCCATGCTATGGAGAAAAGACAGCTTCTAGATGGCCCAAATGCCAAGCAACGTATTTATTTGATTGGGAGACTGAGGAAGGCAGTAAAATGGGCTGATTTATTTTCAGGATTATGTGCTGCCAAGGGAGATTCCAGAACATCTTTGGAAGCGGAG GCCTATGCATCATATATGAATGGGCTTCTGTTGTTTGAACAAGATCGGAATTGGGACACTGCGTTGAAGAATTTCATAAGTTCCAG AGCGGTTTATGAGGAACTGGGGAAATATGGAGATTTAGAGAATCAAGTTTTGTGCCGTGAGCGCGTTGAGGAGCTGGAACCTAGTATTAGATACTGCAGGCACAAAATCGGCGAGTCAAATCTGAAAACTTCGGAGCTCTTACAAATTGGTGAGATGGAAGGTCCTGCGCTAGACCTTTTCAAAGCAAAATTGGAG GCTGCTATGGCTGAAGCAAGATCTCAACAGGCTGCATCCCTGACAGAGTTTCATTGGCTTGGTCACAGATTTCCAATTTCAAATGCAAAAACTCGGGTTGCCATTTTAAAAG CACAAGAATTGGAGAAGGATTTGCATGGTCCTACAGCAGATTCAATCCCAGCTGAGAAAAAATTAGCTGTCTTTGACAAAATTTTCACGGCATATCACGAGGCTAGGAGCTTCATTCGCAGTGACTTG GTCAGTGCTGGTAATGCTGACAGTGTCAAAGATGAATTAAATGGGCTTGATAAAGCTGTTAGTGCTGTACTAGGACAGCGTACCATTGAGCGTAACCAGTTGTTGGTTAGCATTGCCAAGAGTAAACTTACCCGGCGCAGAGATGACAAAAATGAGAAAGTTACCAAGCCAGAAGAGCTTGTTCGCTTGTATGATCTTTTATTACAG AATACAGCTGACCTTTCTGATTTAGTTAGTTCTGGAAGAGACCGAAAACCTGAAGAAGTAGAATTCACTGAAGACTGTGATCTTCGAAGTACGGCTTTCCGAGCACAAAG GTGCTTCTACTTGGCAAAATCATATAGTTCAGCTGGAAAGCGAGCAGAAGCATATGTATTATACTGCCATGCTCGATCCCTTGCTGAGAATGCCCTAAAGAAATTCCAAACTGTGACGAGCACTGATGAG GtaacgatcaaagagttgagaACACTAAACAACGAGTGCAGAGCTAACAGTTGCATAGAGCATGCTACTGGGATCATGGAGCATGAGAAGGTTTCGGAGAATCTTTCAAAGAAAGTTTCCACGATATCACTCAGCGGAGTGGACAAGAAG GTGGAGAAATTCCTCCTTGAGAAACTTGATGTCTACGAGTCAGCAGTTGGGGAACCAAATGTCAAGAGTGTTCCGCGCATCGAAGTCTTCCCTCCAGCTTTCCAATCAATACCTCGAAATCCTATTGTTCTAGACCTTGCCTATAACTGCATTGATTTCCCATCTCTAGAAAACAGGATGAAGAAGGACAAGAAGGGCTTCATAAGTAGGCTCTGGCGATGA
- the LOC7456645 gene encoding trihelix transcription factor ASR3 — protein MVSESNDGQETQELSRPNGVRKEQALDVDDKTKTRHPRWTRQETFVLIESKKVVENRFQWSRRSTSALGSDQIESKWDSVSSYCSQHGVNRGPVQCRKRWGNMLCDFKKIKTWESQQMNETESFWMMRNELRRERKLPSFFDKEVYYVLDGRVITTDAIPLSQITFKKQMDCIDRDEAATAEEEEEEHEYTEANLDSSQCARAEDGLFLEWEQPGQDKTYWSSKKETTATGNLRKTRANPLPISSVRAGTTKKQNLGTKTRKGSMSREGKKRRLSSDESEDPDLEDRLIKVLGRNMSMLNSQLKAQNINCQLDREQRKDHNDSLVRALNKLTDAIVKIADKL, from the exons ATGGTGTCAGAGTCAAATGATGGACAAGAAACACAGGAATTGTCTAGACCCAACGGAGTTCGTAAAGAACAAGCACTAGATGTGGATGACAAAACTAAAACAAGACATCCTCGATGGACTAGGCAAGAAACTTTTGTCCTCATTGAGAGCAAGAAGGTTGTAGAGAACCGATTTCAATGGAGTCGCAGATCCACTTCAGCCTTGGGATCAGATCAGATTGAATCCAAGTGGGATTCAGTTTCATCATATTGTAGTCAGCACGGTGTGAACCGAGGACCTGTTCAATGCCGGAAAAGATGGGGAAACATGTTATGTGAttttaagaagataaaaacatggGAGTCTCAGCAGATGAACGAGACTGAATCATTTTGGATGATGAGGAATGAGTTGAGGAGAGAAAGGAAATTGCCCAGTTTCTTTGACAAGGAAGTTTACTATGTCTTGGATGGGAGGGTGATCACTACTGATGCAATTCCATTGTCACAAATCACTTTCAAGAAACAAATGGATTGCATTGATAGAGACGAGGCAGCAACAgcggaggaagaggaggaggaacaTGAATACACCGAGGCAAATCTTGATAGCAGTCAATGTGCTAGAGCAGAAGATGGTTTATTTCTGGAATGGGAACAACCTGGACAGGACAAAACTTACTGGAGCTCCAAGAAGGAAACTACAGCAACTGGGAATCTCAGAAAGACACGGGCTAATCCATTGCCCATATCATCAG TGCGTGCAGGtacaaccaaaaaacaaaatctaggaACTAAAACAAGGAAAGGATCGATGTCTAGGGAGGGGAAGAAGAGGCGCTTATCATCAGATGAAAGTGAGGACCCTGATCTTGAGGATAGATTGATCAAAGTTTTAGGGAGGAACATGAGCATGCTGAATTCCCAACTAAAAGCTCAAAATATTAATTGTCAGCTGGATAGAGAGCAAAGGAAGGACCATAATGACAGCTTAGTCAGAGCTCTCAATAAGCTCACAGATGCTATAGTAAAAATTGCTGATAAGTTATAA